One part of the Caproiciproducens sp. CPB-2 genome encodes these proteins:
- the pgsA gene encoding CDP-diacylglycerol--glycerol-3-phosphate 3-phosphatidyltransferase — MNLPNKLTVLRIVLVPFFVAVLLIPRIPHHYLWAAILFSGAALTDHYDGKLARKNNQITNFGKFLDPLADKILVVSALVCFVDLRLAASWCVILIIAREFMVTSIRLVAVDSGVVIAANNWGKTKTVSQIIAIIAILVFQYAEELVSMGWIPAFTFGGVPGAAVFDGVGYALILIATFFALLSGVIYIVQNIGVINTTK, encoded by the coding sequence ATGAACCTGCCGAATAAACTGACCGTTCTGCGCATTGTTCTGGTTCCTTTTTTTGTAGCGGTGCTTTTGATCCCCCGGATTCCGCACCATTATCTTTGGGCGGCGATTCTGTTTTCCGGCGCGGCGCTGACCGACCACTACGACGGAAAGCTGGCCCGCAAGAACAACCAGATTACGAATTTCGGGAAATTCCTCGACCCGCTCGCCGATAAGATCCTTGTGGTGTCGGCGCTCGTCTGTTTTGTCGACCTCAGGCTGGCCGCTTCCTGGTGCGTGATCCTGATTATCGCGAGGGAATTTATGGTGACCTCCATCCGGCTGGTCGCGGTGGACAGCGGTGTTGTGATCGCCGCCAATAACTGGGGCAAGACAAAGACGGTCAGCCAGATCATCGCGATCATCGCCATTCTGGTTTTCCAGTACGCGGAGGAGCTGGTTTCCATGGGATGGATTCCCGCCTTTACCTTCGGCGGGGTGCCGGGCGCTGCGGTTTTTGACGGTGTGGGCTACGCCCTGATCCTGATCGCGACCTTCTTCGCGCTGCTTTCCGGCGTGATTTATATTGTGCAGAATATCGGGGTCATCAATACGACAAAATAA